In a genomic window of Alkalihalobacillus sp. TS-13:
- the paaC gene encoding 1,2-phenylacetyl-CoA epoxidase subunit PaaC, translating into MAQDKALVELLYSLADDDFILAYRGSEWLGLAPHIEEDVAYSSINQDMMGHAVKFYSLLEELGEGKADELSHLRTPDKFRNAILLEEKNGEGTYLEQPKFDWAFAVVRNYFYSVHKKIRMQSLKQSSYEPLTNAASKALIELQYHLMHWETWFKQLMTSTDEAKKRMTAAIERCWNEMDGVLTLGPFAEEMVSKGYIASEEEMRSKWLAHMEKTFEQVGVPLPGALGMTKGNGRQGEHTEDLAQALSTLSEVYETNPKVAW; encoded by the coding sequence ATGGCACAGGATAAAGCACTAGTGGAACTGCTCTATTCCTTAGCAGATGATGATTTCATCTTAGCGTATCGCGGTTCAGAATGGCTCGGGCTTGCACCACACATAGAAGAAGATGTCGCCTATTCATCAATCAACCAGGACATGATGGGGCACGCGGTGAAGTTTTACAGTCTACTTGAAGAATTAGGTGAGGGGAAAGCGGATGAACTCTCCCATTTGAGAACACCTGATAAATTCAGAAATGCAATACTTTTAGAAGAGAAGAACGGCGAAGGTACGTACCTTGAACAGCCGAAATTCGACTGGGCTTTCGCGGTTGTACGGAACTATTTCTATTCCGTCCATAAAAAGATCCGCATGCAATCTTTGAAACAATCAAGCTATGAACCTCTTACAAATGCTGCATCAAAAGCACTGATCGAGCTTCAATATCACTTGATGCACTGGGAAACCTGGTTCAAGCAATTGATGACGAGTACAGATGAAGCGAAAAAGCGTATGACAGCAGCGATTGAAAGATGCTGGAACGAAATGGACGGTGTCCTTACGCTAGGACCTTTTGCTGAAGAAATGGTAAGCAAAGGATACATCGCTAGTGAAGAGGAAATGCGCAGCAAATGGCTTGCACATATGGAAAAGACATTTGAACAAGTCGGTGTACCATTGCCTGGTGCACTTGGCATGACAAAAGGAAACGGCCGCCAGGGAGAACATACAGAAGACCTTGCTCAAGCGTTATCTACACTGTCTGAGGTTTATGAGACGAATCCGAAAGTGGCTTGGTAA
- the paaB gene encoding 1,2-phenylacetyl-CoA epoxidase subunit PaaB encodes MSQEKDGFYSVYEVFSKKTDKSPLQHQFSLLAPNEEMALIMARENFFRREPVADIWVAKRDNIRTMTQEEREMLKRLNNKEYRETKGYGYLKKKWRKYQQEQFTEQSLLSNSKGGKE; translated from the coding sequence TTGAGCCAAGAAAAAGACGGTTTTTATAGTGTGTATGAAGTATTCAGTAAAAAAACAGATAAAAGCCCACTACAACATCAATTCAGTCTTTTAGCTCCTAATGAAGAAATGGCCTTGATCATGGCAAGGGAAAACTTCTTCCGCCGTGAGCCTGTAGCTGACATCTGGGTTGCAAAGAGAGATAACATCCGTACAATGACCCAGGAAGAACGTGAAATGTTGAAGCGACTGAATAATAAAGAATACCGCGAAACGAAAGGTTACGGTTATTTGAAGAAAAAATGGCGTAAATATCAACAGGAACAATTCACGGAACAAAGTTTACTTAGTAACAGCAAGGGAGGAAAAGAGTGA